From Rhodamnia argentea isolate NSW1041297 chromosome 10, ASM2092103v1, whole genome shotgun sequence, a single genomic window includes:
- the LOC115739164 gene encoding anthocyanidin 3-O-glucosyltransferase 2-like has translation MTLAELVFVPYPGMGHLVSMVEMAKLLVGCDPRLSVTVLIMKLPFESNVGSYTNSLATTVASDRIRFIHLPREKTEAGICWGNFRAHFLESNKPHIKRVVTELADSTRQLAGFVLDMLCITMIDVAKEFGVPSYVFYASSAAFLGLMLHLQSLQDKHHVDITEFKDGAGELEFPGFTNPLPVKVLPPVVLKTEAARPVLEHIRRMRATKGIIINTFDELEPHAVRSLTSLGAPKVYPVGPILNLKGKAEKKAHGGGDDIIEWLDEQSHSSVVFLCFGSWGSFDKDQVKEIASALEQSGHHFLWSLRRPATTGKVQLLRDYTDPKEVLPEGFLDRTSGIGRVIGWAPQAAILAHPAIGGFVSHCGWNSILESIWFGVAMAAWPMYSEQQFNAFELVMELGLASEIKMDYRMDSWMESDIVVTADEIKGGIRKLMEETGSERRKRVKDASEKSRKTLVEGGSSYFSLGCLIEDIIKNMP, from the coding sequence ATGACCCTTGCCGAGCTCGTGTTCGTCCCGTACCCTGGCATGGGCCATCTCGTATCGATGGTTGAGATGGCCAAGCTCCTCGTTGGCTGCGACCCTCGCCTCTCCGTCACCGTCCTCATCATGAAGCTTCCGTTTGAATCTAACGTCGGCTCGTACACAAACTCGCTTGCCACCACCGTGGCCTCTGATCGCATTCGCTTCATCCACCTCCCGCGTGAGAAAACTGAAGCCGGGATCTGCTGGGGCAATTTCCGCGCCCACTTTCTCGAAAGCAACAAGCCCCATATCAAGCGGGTTGTCACCGAGCTCGCCGACTCGACCAGGCAGCTTGCGGGGTTCGTTCTTGACATGTTATGCATCACCATGATTGACGTGGCAAAGGAGTTCGGAGTCCCGTCCTATGTCTTCTACGCATCGAGCGCCGCATTCCTCGGCCTTATGCTGCACCTCCAGTCGCTCCAAGACAAGCACCACGTGGACATAACTGAATTCAAGGACGGCGCCGGCGAGTTGGAGTTCCCGGGTTTCACGAACCCGTTGCCAGTCAAGGTCTTACCCCCTGTGGTTCTGAAGACGGAGGCGGCTCGACCGGTCCTGGAGCACATCAGGAGGATGAGAGCGACCAAGGGCATTATAATAAATACGTTCGATGAGCTCGAACCACATGCAGTGAGGTCCTTGACGAGCCTTGGGGCGCCCAAGGTGTACCCGGTGGGGCCCATACTAAATCTAAAGGGGAAGGCTGAAAAGAAGGCTCACGGTGGAGGTGATGACATCATCGAGTGGCTCGACGAGCAATCGCATTCATCGGTGGTTTTCCTGTGCTTCGGGAGTTGGGGGAGCTTCGACAAGGACCAGGTGAAGGAGATAGCCTCCGCGCTGGAGCAGAGCGGGCACCACTTCTTGTGGTCCCTACGGCGGCCGGCTACGACGGGCAAGGTTCAGCTATTGCGTGACTACACAGACCCCAAGGAGGTCTTGCCTGAGGGGTTCCTAGACCGAACATCCGGCATCGGAAGAGTGATTGGGTGGGCCCCACAGGCTGCGATCCTGGCCCACCCGGCAATCGGAGGTTTCGTGTCGCACTGCGGATGGAACTCCATCCTGGAGAGCATATGGTTTGGCGTGGCGATGGCGGCATGGCCCATGTATTCAGAGCAACAGTTCAACGCGTTCGAGCTGGTGATGGAGCTGGGCCTCGCGTCGGAGATCAAGATGGACTACAGGATGGATTCATGGATGGAGAGTGACATCGTCGTGACGGCGGATGAAATAAAAGGCGGAATAAGGAAGTTAATGGAGGAGACCGGCAGCGAGAGGCGGAAGAGGGTGAAGGATGCGAGTGAGAAGAGCAGGAAGACATTGGTTGAGGGTGGCTCTTCTTACTTTTCTTTGGGTTGTTTGATTGAggacataataaaaaatatgcCTTGA